A genome region from Streptomyces sp. NBC_01296 includes the following:
- a CDS encoding prenyltransferase, with the protein MSSPGRTERLVLDGVLTAEEAAGTVAGILAAQRSDGAIPWFRGHHLDPWDHTEAAMALDAAGEHEAAERAYDWLARHQNADGSWYAAYADRPDGVDTAEPQDASRESNFVAYIAVGVWHHYLATGDDPFLDRMWPVVYAATEFVLGLQQPGGEIGWKREADGSPVTDALLTGSSSIHQALRCALAIAEHREESQPDWELAAGALGHAIRRHPERFLDKSRYSMDWYYPVLGGALTGADARARIDERWDEFVVPDLGVRCVLPNPWVTGGESCELALALWATGESDRALDILRSITHLRADNGMYWTGYVFEDKAVWPVEQTTWTAGSLLLAVAALGGDEATGTVFGGLELPSGLEPDCCR; encoded by the coding sequence GTGAGCTCGCCCGGGCGCACCGAACGCCTGGTCCTGGACGGGGTGCTGACCGCCGAGGAGGCCGCCGGGACGGTGGCCGGCATCCTCGCCGCGCAGCGCTCCGACGGGGCCATCCCGTGGTTCCGCGGGCACCACCTCGACCCGTGGGACCACACCGAGGCCGCGATGGCCCTGGACGCGGCCGGCGAGCACGAGGCGGCGGAGCGGGCCTACGACTGGCTGGCCCGCCACCAGAACGCCGACGGCTCCTGGTACGCGGCGTACGCCGACCGGCCGGACGGGGTGGACACCGCCGAGCCGCAGGACGCGAGCCGGGAGAGCAACTTCGTCGCGTACATAGCCGTCGGCGTCTGGCACCACTACCTGGCCACCGGCGACGACCCGTTCCTGGACCGCATGTGGCCCGTCGTCTACGCGGCGACCGAGTTCGTGCTCGGGCTCCAGCAGCCGGGCGGCGAGATCGGCTGGAAGCGGGAGGCCGACGGCAGCCCCGTCACGGACGCGCTGCTCACCGGCTCCTCCTCGATCCACCAGGCGCTGCGGTGCGCGCTGGCGATCGCCGAGCACCGCGAGGAGTCCCAGCCGGACTGGGAGCTGGCGGCGGGTGCCCTCGGGCACGCGATCCGGCGGCACCCGGAGCGGTTCCTGGACAAGTCCCGGTACTCGATGGACTGGTACTACCCGGTGCTGGGCGGCGCGCTCACCGGCGCGGACGCCAGGGCGCGGATCGACGAGCGCTGGGACGAGTTCGTCGTCCCGGACCTCGGAGTGCGCTGCGTCCTGCCGAACCCGTGGGTGACGGGCGGGGAGTCCTGCGAGCTCGCCCTGGCCCTGTGGGCGACGGGCGAGTCGGACCGGGCGCTGGACATCCTGCGCTCCATCACGCACCTGCGCGCCGACAACGGCATGTACTGGACGGGCTACGTCTTCGAGGACAAGGCGGTGTGGCCGGTCGAGCAGACGACCTGGACGGCCGGGTCGCTGCTGCTCGCCGTGGCCGCGCTGGGCGGCGACGAGGCCACCGGGACGGTGTTCGGGGGGCTGGAGCTGCCGTCCGGACTCGAGCCGGACTGCTGCCGGTAG
- a CDS encoding class I SAM-dependent methyltransferase, with translation MLTVDFSRFPLAAGDRVLDLGCGAGRHAFECYRRGAQVVAVDRNGEEIREVAKWFAAMKEAGEAPAGATATAMEGDALALPFPDDSFDVVIISEVMEHIPDDKGVLAEMVRVLKPGGRIAITVPRYGPEKICWALSDAYHEVEGGHIRIYKADELLGKMKAAGLKPYGTHHAHGLHSPYWWLKCAFGVDNDQVLPVKAYHKLLVWDIMKKPLATRLAEQALNPLIGKSFVAYATKPHLPVGAAK, from the coding sequence GTGCTGACCGTCGATTTCTCCCGGTTCCCGCTCGCCGCAGGCGACCGTGTGCTCGATCTGGGCTGCGGCGCCGGCCGGCACGCCTTCGAGTGCTACCGGCGCGGCGCCCAGGTGGTCGCAGTCGACCGCAACGGCGAGGAGATCCGCGAGGTCGCCAAGTGGTTCGCCGCCATGAAGGAGGCCGGTGAGGCCCCGGCCGGCGCCACCGCCACGGCCATGGAGGGCGACGCGCTGGCCCTGCCCTTCCCCGACGACTCCTTCGACGTCGTCATCATCTCCGAGGTGATGGAGCACATCCCCGACGACAAGGGCGTGCTCGCCGAGATGGTCCGCGTCCTCAAGCCCGGCGGCCGCATCGCCATCACCGTGCCGCGCTACGGCCCGGAGAAGATCTGCTGGGCGCTCTCCGACGCGTACCACGAGGTCGAGGGCGGCCACATCCGCATCTACAAGGCCGACGAGCTGCTCGGCAAGATGAAGGCCGCGGGCCTCAAGCCGTACGGCACGCACCACGCCCACGGGCTGCACTCCCCGTACTGGTGGCTCAAGTGCGCCTTCGGCGTGGACAACGACCAGGTGCTGCCGGTGAAGGCGTACCACAAGCTGCTGGTCTGGGACATCATGAAGAAGCCGCTGGCCACACGGCTCGCGGAGCAGGCGCTCAACCCGCTCATCGGCAAGAGCTTCGTGGCGTACGCGACGAAGCCGCACCTTCCCGTCGGCGCAGCGAAGTGA
- a CDS encoding aldehyde dehydrogenase has product MTELVEHGHLFIGGEWTDPLGTDTIEIVSPHTEQVIGSVPHASRADVDRAVAVARRAFDEGPWPRMSLDERIAVVTRIKDAIAVRHEEIARSISSQNGSPYSWSVLAQALGPMMVYDAAIQVARAYPYEEHRQGVLGPILVRREPVGVVAAVIPWNVPQFVAAAKLAPALLTGSTVILKPSPESPLDSYILADIAREAGLPEGVLSILPADREVSEYLVGHPGVDKVAFTGSVAAGRRVMEVAARNLTRVTLELGGKSAAVILPDADLESTIAGIVPAAWMNNGQACVAQTRVLAPRSRYEEVAEALAAAAGALVVGDPLDPATQLGPLVARRQQQRSLDYIRIGQEEGAKVLAGGGRPAGLERGWYVEPTLFGDVDNSMRIAREEIFGPVVCLIPYGDEAEAVRVANDSEFGLSGSVWTGDVEHGIDFARQVRTGTFNVNTFSLDMLGPFGGYKNSGVGREFGPEGLSEYLEHKMIHLPAGYAAGA; this is encoded by the coding sequence ATGACCGAGCTCGTGGAACACGGACACCTGTTCATCGGCGGGGAGTGGACGGATCCGCTGGGCACCGACACGATCGAGATCGTCTCCCCCCACACCGAGCAGGTCATCGGCAGCGTCCCGCACGCCTCCCGCGCGGACGTGGACCGCGCCGTCGCCGTCGCCCGCCGGGCCTTCGACGAGGGCCCCTGGCCCCGGATGTCCCTGGACGAGCGGATCGCCGTCGTCACCCGGATCAAGGACGCGATCGCCGTCCGGCACGAGGAGATCGCCCGGTCGATCAGCTCCCAGAACGGGTCCCCGTACTCCTGGAGCGTCCTCGCGCAGGCGCTCGGCCCGATGATGGTCTACGACGCCGCGATCCAGGTCGCGCGCGCCTACCCGTACGAGGAGCACCGCCAGGGGGTGCTCGGGCCGATCCTGGTGCGCAGGGAGCCGGTGGGCGTGGTCGCGGCCGTCATACCGTGGAACGTGCCGCAGTTCGTGGCCGCCGCCAAGCTCGCTCCGGCGCTGCTGACCGGGTCGACGGTGATCCTCAAGCCGTCCCCCGAGTCGCCGCTGGACTCGTACATCCTCGCCGACATCGCGCGGGAGGCCGGGCTGCCGGAGGGCGTGCTGTCGATCCTGCCCGCCGACCGGGAGGTCAGCGAGTACCTGGTCGGCCACCCCGGCGTCGACAAGGTGGCGTTCACCGGCTCGGTCGCGGCCGGCCGGCGCGTGATGGAGGTCGCCGCCCGCAACCTGACCCGGGTCACGCTCGAACTCGGCGGCAAGTCCGCCGCCGTGATCCTGCCGGACGCCGACCTCGAGTCCACCATCGCCGGCATCGTCCCGGCGGCCTGGATGAACAACGGGCAGGCCTGCGTGGCCCAGACCCGGGTCCTCGCGCCGCGCAGCCGGTACGAGGAGGTCGCCGAGGCGCTCGCGGCCGCGGCCGGCGCGCTGGTGGTCGGCGACCCGCTGGACCCGGCGACGCAGCTCGGGCCGCTGGTGGCCAGGCGGCAGCAGCAGCGGTCGCTGGACTACATCCGGATCGGCCAGGAGGAGGGCGCGAAGGTCCTGGCGGGCGGCGGCCGCCCGGCCGGGCTGGAGCGGGGCTGGTACGTGGAGCCGACGCTGTTCGGGGACGTGGACAACTCGATGCGGATCGCCCGCGAGGAGATCTTCGGACCGGTCGTCTGCCTGATCCCGTACGGGGACGAGGCGGAGGCGGTGCGGGTCGCCAACGACTCGGAGTTCGGACTGAGCGGCAGCGTCTGGACGGGGGACGTCGAGCACGGCATCGACTTCGCGCGGCAGGTGCGGACGGGCACGTTCAACGTGAACACCTTCAGCCTGGACATGCTGGGGCCGTTCGGCGGCTACAAGAACAGCGGCGTGGGGCGGGAGTTCGGGCCCGAGGGGCTGAGCGAGTACCTGGAGCACAAGATGATCCACCTGCCGGCGGGCTACGCGGCGGGTGCCTGA
- a CDS encoding ferredoxin — MGDRWQVEVDRGVCIGSGMCVNHAPDGFVLDSARQSHPRDPETDANEPVLTAAEGCPVEAIMITLAATGEAVFPPEE; from the coding sequence ATGGGTGACCGCTGGCAGGTCGAGGTGGACCGGGGGGTCTGCATCGGCTCGGGGATGTGCGTGAACCACGCGCCGGACGGCTTCGTCCTGGACTCCGCGCGCCAGTCGCATCCGCGGGATCCGGAGACGGACGCGAACGAGCCGGTCCTGACGGCGGCGGAAGGCTGCCCGGTGGAGGCCATCATGATCACCCTGGCGGCCACCGGCGAGGCCGTGTTCCCCCCGGAGGAATGA
- a CDS encoding glycosyltransferase family 4 protein — protein MTAEAMVASPFAGSATDGDRPLRIALLTYKGNPFCGGQGVYVRHLSRELVRLGHSVEVIGAQPYPVLDTGATLTELPSLDLYRQPDPFRTPKRDEYRDWIDALEVATMWTGGFPEPLTFSLRARRHLAARAGEFDVIHDNQTLGYGLLADLGAPLVTTIHHPITVDRKLDLEAAKDRKKRLSVRRWYAFTRMQGRVARRLPSVLTVSGSSRQEIAEHLGVRDERIHVVHIGADTDLWSPDASVAEVPGRIVTTSSADVPLKGLVHLVEALAKLRTEQPDAHLVVVGKRAERGPVARAIETYGLQDAVRFVKGITDAELVDLVRSAQIACVPSLYEGFSLPAAEAMATGTPLVATTGGAIPEVAGPDGETCLAVPPGDAGALAAALGRLLGDAQLRARLGAAGRERVLARFTWARAAEGTAAHYRAAIEQAAGRARRAR, from the coding sequence GTGACCGCTGAGGCCATGGTGGCGAGCCCTTTCGCGGGTTCCGCCACCGACGGCGACCGCCCGTTGCGCATCGCACTCCTCACCTATAAGGGGAACCCGTTCTGCGGCGGCCAGGGCGTCTACGTCCGGCACCTCTCGCGGGAGCTCGTGAGGCTGGGGCACTCCGTCGAGGTCATCGGCGCGCAGCCGTATCCGGTCCTCGACACCGGCGCCACGCTCACCGAACTGCCGAGCCTCGACCTGTACCGGCAGCCCGACCCGTTCCGCACGCCGAAGCGCGACGAGTACCGGGACTGGATCGACGCGCTCGAGGTCGCCACCATGTGGACCGGCGGCTTCCCCGAGCCGCTGACCTTCTCGCTGCGGGCCCGGCGCCACCTCGCCGCCCGCGCGGGCGAGTTCGACGTCATCCACGACAACCAGACGCTCGGCTACGGCCTGCTGGCCGACCTCGGCGCGCCGCTGGTCACCACCATCCACCACCCCATCACCGTGGACCGCAAGCTCGACCTCGAAGCCGCCAAGGACCGCAAGAAGCGGCTCTCCGTCCGGCGCTGGTACGCCTTCACGCGGATGCAGGGACGGGTCGCCCGCCGGCTGCCCTCCGTGCTGACCGTCTCCGGCTCCTCCCGGCAGGAGATCGCCGAGCACCTGGGCGTGCGGGACGAGCGCATCCACGTCGTCCACATCGGCGCCGACACCGACCTGTGGTCGCCCGACGCGTCCGTCGCCGAGGTGCCGGGGCGGATCGTCACCACCTCCAGCGCCGACGTCCCGCTCAAGGGCCTCGTGCACCTCGTCGAGGCGCTCGCGAAGCTGCGCACCGAGCAGCCCGACGCGCACCTCGTCGTCGTCGGCAAGCGTGCCGAGCGGGGGCCGGTCGCCCGCGCGATCGAGACGTACGGGCTCCAGGACGCCGTCCGCTTCGTCAAGGGCATCACCGACGCCGAGCTCGTCGACCTGGTGCGCAGCGCGCAGATCGCCTGCGTGCCCTCGCTGTACGAGGGCTTTTCGCTGCCCGCCGCCGAGGCCATGGCCACCGGCACCCCGCTGGTCGCCACCACCGGCGGCGCGATCCCCGAGGTCGCGGGCCCCGACGGCGAGACCTGCCTCGCGGTGCCGCCCGGCGACGCGGGTGCGCTGGCCGCCGCACTGGGCCGGCTGCTGGGCGACGCGCAGCTGCGGGCCCGCCTGGGCGCCGCCGGACGCGAGCGGGTGCTGGCCCGGTTCACCTGGGCCAGAGCCGCCGAGGGCACCGCCGCGCACTACCGCGCCGCCATCGAGCAGGCAGCCGGCCGCGCCCGCCGCGCGCGGTGA
- a CDS encoding TetR family transcriptional regulator, with translation MTADAKALATTASPPLTERQEARRRRILHASAQLASRGGFDAVQMREVAEAAGVALGTLYRYFPSKVHLLVATMQDQLQHMHTTLRKRPPAGEDPAARVAETLMRAFRALQREPQLADAMVRALTFADRSVSPEVDTVSRLTTAIILDAMGLDAPPTAEQLSAVRVIEHTWHSALITWLSGRASIAQVKIDIETVCRLIDMTAPPAAGGAGGAAGTARKA, from the coding sequence ATGACAGCGGATGCGAAAGCCCTCGCCACGACGGCGTCCCCTCCCCTGACGGAGCGCCAGGAGGCGCGCCGCCGCCGGATCCTGCACGCCAGCGCCCAGCTGGCCAGCCGGGGCGGTTTCGACGCCGTCCAGATGCGGGAGGTCGCGGAGGCGGCCGGGGTCGCGCTGGGCACCCTGTACCGGTACTTCCCGTCCAAGGTGCACCTGCTCGTCGCGACGATGCAGGACCAGCTCCAGCACATGCACACGACGCTCCGCAAGCGGCCCCCGGCGGGCGAGGACCCGGCCGCGCGGGTCGCGGAGACGCTGATGCGGGCCTTCCGCGCGCTGCAGCGGGAGCCGCAGCTCGCCGATGCGATGGTCCGCGCCCTGACGTTCGCGGACCGGAGCGTGAGCCCCGAGGTGGACACGGTGTCCCGGCTGACCACGGCGATCATCCTGGACGCGATGGGCCTGGACGCCCCGCCGACGGCGGAGCAGCTCTCCGCGGTCCGGGTGATCGAGCACACCTGGCACTCGGCACTGATCACCTGGCTCTCGGGCCGCGCCTCGATCGCCCAGGTCAAGATCGACATCGAGACGGTCTGCCGCCTGATCGACATGACGGCGCCGCCGGCTGCCGGCGGGGCCGGCGGGGCTGCCGGGACCGCGCGAAAGGCCTGA